From Brevundimonas vesicularis:
TGGTCACCCGCCGTGTTTCACGTGGAACACCCAGACCCGTCGAGGCATTGCCCTGAGGGTCCATATCCACGATCAGCACGCGCTCACCGATAGCGGCCAAGGCGGTGCCGAGGTTGATCGCTGTCGTCGTCTTGCCAACGCCACCCTTCTGGTTGGACACGGCGAGGACGCGGGCGGGCTTTCTAGCGCGTTGAGCGGGCACGACGGAGGCTCCGGATTGTCACAATGCGGCCGCGCACGTCGCTCTGCGACGGGGCCAGTTCAGCCTCGAAATGCCAGGATTTGCGCGCTTCGATCAACTCGGATTCGGCACGCTCCCCCTTCAGGAACAGACCTTGTGCACCCCTTTGGAAGTAGGGCTGTGCATAACCCAGCAGTTTCTCCATCGGCGCGACGGCGCGGGCGGTGACGATGTCACAGGTCACAGACTGAGCCTCAGCCCGACCGACGATGACCGTCGCCGGCAGGGACAAGGCATTCACGACCTCCTGAAGAAATCGGCAGCGCTTGGCCAGGCTATCGATCAGCCAGACGTGAGCCCCATCCCGCCCCTTGAGCATGATGGAAAGCACCAGGCCAGGAAAGCCTGCTCCCGCCCCCAGATCCGCCCAGGCCTTCGCTTCTGGCGCCAGATCGAGCAGTTGAGCACTGTCCCAGACATGACGGTTCCAGAAGTCCGGCAGACTAT
This genomic window contains:
- the rsmG gene encoding 16S rRNA (guanine(527)-N(7))-methyltransferase RsmG, which codes for MLEAEQKAFRTRTNASAEQIADLEAFRLRLVEANAVMNLVGPDSLPDFWNRHVWDSAQLLDLAPEAKAWADLGAGAGFPGLVLSIMLKGRDGAHVWLIDSLAKRCRFLQEVVNALSLPATVIVGRAEAQSVTCDIVTARAVAPMEKLLGYAQPYFQRGAQGLFLKGERAESELIEARKSWHFEAELAPSQSDVRGRIVTIRSLRRARSTR